AAGCAAGGGTTCAGAAGAGAACAAAATAAAAATCGAAACACGCCTCCTGAGCGTGTTTTTTTCGTTCTGCTGGATATCCTTCATACAGCAGCACGTCATGGAAGTAGGAATAATTTTCACCACGGGAGTCAACAATGGTGAAAGAGTATGCAGAGATGGAGGAAGAACGATATGAAAAAATTATCCCTATTATATATGGTCATGATCACACTCCTTGCAAGCGGATGTGCCATTGAAAACCCGAAAAAGCTGGAAGTGGAAATGAAAAATGAGAACGGTGATTCACTGGGGAATGCCACCCTTCAGGAGCAATCTGACGGAGTGGAAGTCGCATTGGATCTCGAAGGGCTTCCTCCGGGGGAGCACGGAATCCATATACATGAAAAAGGAGTATGCAAGCGGCCGGATTTCGTATCGTCAGGTAATCACTTCAATCCTGACGACACGAAGCATGGACTGCTTCATCCTGAAGGGGCCCACGGCGGAGATCTGCCCAACCTCATCGTCGGGGAGGACGGAACGGTGAAGGTGAAGCTCATGGCTCCGATGGTTACGTTATCAAAGGGGAAGACCTCCCTTTTTACTAAAGAAGGGACCTCCCTCATCATTGATGAAAATAAAGACGACGGAATGACACAACCTTCGGGGGATTCCGGTAAACGCATTGCCTGTGGCGAGATCAAAAGCGATAAGAAATAGCCGTAAAAAAAATGTACCAGGCAGAATCGGAATGATCCGTACCTGGTACATTTTTCATTCAGCTTAATGCGGTCCTTAGTCTTCCCAGCCCGTCCATCAGCGTCTCCCGTGGACATGCAATGTTCATGCGGACAAAGCCTTCCCCGCCAGGACCATATTTCGTCCCCGGTTCCAATGCAAGTTTTCCTCTATCCAATAGTCTGTTCTTCAGTTCATCATCGGATAGATCCAGCTTCGTACAGTCGATCCAGAGCAGATACGTCCCTTCTGCTTCCACGACTTGCAGTTCGGACAGATGTTCTTCAATGAATTGCTTCGTGACGGTTACATTTTCCTGGAGATAATCCAGGATCTCTTCTAACCATTGTTCTCCGTGGCGATAGGCTGTTTCCATTCCGATGATACCGAGTGTATTGAGAGTAAAAAAGCCCTGTTTTTTATGGACGCCTGCGATCTTTTCCCTGATGTCAGCATTGGGGGTAATCATGGCTGAAGCCTGTAACCCGGCAAGGTTAAAGGTTTTACTTGGTGCAATGCACGTAATCGTCATATCCCGGAATGTCTCATCCAGAGAGGCGAGGGGGATATGCGTATGATGTTTATAAACCAGATCTGAATGAATCTCATCGGACACAATCAGGACGTTGTACTTGTGACATAATTCAGCCATTTTGACTAGCTCTTCTTTCTTCCACACCCTTCCGCTCGGATTATGAGGGTTGCAGAGAAGGAATAGCTTCACACCTGTTTTGAGGGATTCTTCAAAGGCATGAAAGTCGATGGAATATCTTCCTTCATGATAGTGCAGTCGGGCATTGACGATTTCCCTGTCATTATCCTCTACCAGGCTGAAAAAAGGAGTATAGACGGGAGATTGGACAAGTACCTTGTCTCCGGGAACAGTGAGAGCCTGGATGATGGTGGAAATAGCGGGAACGACTCCGGGACTGTATTGCAGCCAGGTTGTTTCGATATCCCAGCCGTGACGTTTTTGGACCCACTCTTTAATGCTGGCGGCTGTCTTATCCCCTACAAACGTGTACCCAAAGATTCCATGCTTCAGTCTGTTTTCAAGGGCTTCCAATACGGCCTCAGGCGGAAGAAAGTCCATATCCGCCACCCACATAGGCAGGACATCGTCTCTCCCGAACACGGTTTTTGTGAGATCCCACTTAACGGAGGAGGATCCTTTCCGGTTGATGATTTTTTCAAATCTACTCATTTATTATTCCCCTTTCGATTATGTATTTGTAAGTATTATCATATGATGGAAACGAAAAAGATGAAAATGATATGTTTATCGTTTATCTTTCAGAACAGGAAGAGGAGGGGAGTGGAGTCCCTTCTCAAAGGAAAGAAAAAGGGACTTCTCCCTACGTTTCAGTTAGAAGCGTCTGGGAAAGTCCTTTTTGAAATAGAGGCTCAGTCCTGGCCTCATCCGATACTTCTTCCGGGGAGGCGGAAACAAATGAATGAATATTCTCCAATACTTCCCTTGGTTTTTCTTCCGGTACAAGATGTCCCGTCTCTTTCAGGACCACGAGTTTCGAGTTAGGGATATCCTGATTCAGCCTCTCTCCCGTTGATAAAGGCACGACCCTGTCATGTTCTCCCCAAACGAGGAGGCAGGGGGTTTGGATATTTCGCAGGTCATTCACCGATAGATCTCCTTCGCGGTCCCGAATCATCCTTGTCAGCGCTTTGAAAATATCATCCTCCAGGAAAGGTCTCAAATAGCCAAACATCATTTCATCATCAATCATGGTAGAATCATGGACGACGTTTTCAAGGTTATTGCGGATCCCTGAGCGAGTAAGCCACAGTTTCACGTAAAGATGGAAAAAAGGGATGTGACTCAGCATCGTGACGGGCCAATTCATCCGCTTTAGATATCCCGAACTGCAGAGCAGGATACCTTTTTTCACTAAGTCAGGGGCCTTTTTCATGACATTCAAGGCGATCTGCCCACCCATGGAATGACCCGTCAAGTGGATGCTGCTTACCCTCAGATGATCCAATAAAGCGATGACCGTATTGGCAAGATTGTCGTAAGAGTAGGTGAAGCTGTTGTGTTTCCCACTGTTTCCAAAGGGAGGGAGGTCGATGGAAATAACATTATAATGTTCTTTCAAAAGAGGTGTGAGCCGTCTGAAGCTGAAGGTGGATGACAGGAATCCGTGAAGAAGGACGAAGGTCTCTCTGGCAGTGGGATGTTCGTGATATTCAAAGTAAACATTGGTACCGTTCACCTCCACCACTCTGGAGAAATCGTTTTCCCGCATTTTTCCTCACTCCTTTCTGGTTTGATTATAGTTATTTTACCCCCGATTCCATATTTCACACCTTGATTCGAACCTTCTGACATATCCATTCTCGTTAAGGGGAAAATAGGTTGACTCTTTTCATATACGTGACTTCTGATATAATGAAACCATTTAGTGGCGATGAGGAGGAAGAAGAATGCAACTGAGAGAAATGGAGCTTGATTTAGTAAGGATTTTACAGAAGGATGCAAGGATTTCGACAGAAGATTTAGGGAAGATGCTTCAAGTGCCGGCAAAGGAAATTGAGGAAGCGGTTGAAAAACTTGAAAAAGCGAATATTCTTGTCAGATACAGCTCGATTGTGGACTGGTCGAAAGTGGAAGGCCATGAAGGCGTGACGGCCATGATTGATGTGAAAGTCGCTCCGAAAAGAGGGGTGGGCTTTGATGAAGTGGCTCACCGGATTTACCGGTATAAAGAAGTGAAAAGTGTTTATCTGATGTCAGGGGCGTATGATTTGTCCGTGACGGT
The DNA window shown above is from Rossellomorea vietnamensis and carries:
- a CDS encoding superoxide dismutase family protein, translated to MKKLSLLYMVMITLLASGCAIENPKKLEVEMKNENGDSLGNATLQEQSDGVEVALDLEGLPPGEHGIHIHEKGVCKRPDFVSSGNHFNPDDTKHGLLHPEGAHGGDLPNLIVGEDGTVKVKLMAPMVTLSKGKTSLFTKEGTSLIIDENKDDGMTQPSGDSGKRIACGEIKSDKK
- a CDS encoding MalY/PatB family protein, which codes for MSRFEKIINRKGSSSVKWDLTKTVFGRDDVLPMWVADMDFLPPEAVLEALENRLKHGIFGYTFVGDKTAASIKEWVQKRHGWDIETTWLQYSPGVVPAISTIIQALTVPGDKVLVQSPVYTPFFSLVEDNDREIVNARLHYHEGRYSIDFHAFEESLKTGVKLFLLCNPHNPSGRVWKKEELVKMAELCHKYNVLIVSDEIHSDLVYKHHTHIPLASLDETFRDMTITCIAPSKTFNLAGLQASAMITPNADIREKIAGVHKKQGFFTLNTLGIIGMETAYRHGEQWLEEILDYLQENVTVTKQFIEEHLSELQVVEAEGTYLLWIDCTKLDLSDDELKNRLLDRGKLALEPGTKYGPGGEGFVRMNIACPRETLMDGLGRLRTALS
- a CDS encoding alpha/beta fold hydrolase, giving the protein MRENDFSRVVEVNGTNVYFEYHEHPTARETFVLLHGFLSSTFSFRRLTPLLKEHYNVISIDLPPFGNSGKHNSFTYSYDNLANTVIALLDHLRVSSIHLTGHSMGGQIALNVMKKAPDLVKKGILLCSSGYLKRMNWPVTMLSHIPFFHLYVKLWLTRSGIRNNLENVVHDSTMIDDEMMFGYLRPFLEDDIFKALTRMIRDREGDLSVNDLRNIQTPCLLVWGEHDRVVPLSTGERLNQDIPNSKLVVLKETGHLVPEEKPREVLENIHSFVSASPEEVSDEARTEPLFQKGLSQTLLTET
- a CDS encoding Lrp/AsnC family transcriptional regulator, with the translated sequence MQLREMELDLVRILQKDARISTEDLGKMLQVPAKEIEEAVEKLEKANILVRYSSIVDWSKVEGHEGVTAMIDVKVAPKRGVGFDEVAHRIYRYKEVKSVYLMSGAYDLSVTVEGRSMHEVATFVSEKLSTLDSVLSTTTHFQLKKYKHDGTIFGDQGEDRRIVVSP